A genomic window from Oceanispirochaeta sp. includes:
- a CDS encoding antibiotic biosynthesis monooxygenase, with the protein MIVYCVEVKVISGKEGVFEQACLENRKGTRKEEGNHRFDVLQQSDNPGSFFLYEAYSSPEAVKAHKETPHYLKWRDLVAPWMAEPRKGTSHRVCAPLEVSGW; encoded by the coding sequence ATGATTGTTTATTGTGTTGAAGTTAAAGTTATTTCCGGTAAAGAAGGGGTATTTGAACAGGCCTGCCTGGAAAACAGAAAAGGGACGAGAAAGGAAGAGGGGAATCACCGTTTTGATGTGCTCCAGCAGAGTGATAATCCCGGTTCCTTCTTTCTATATGAGGCCTATTCCAGCCCCGAGGCGGTCAAGGCTCACAAGGAAACCCCTCACTACCTGAAATGGAGAGACCTTGTGGCTCCCTGGATGGCAGAGCCCCGGAAAGGGACATCCCATAGGGTCTGCGCTCCTCTTGAGGTTTCCGGGTGGTAG
- a CDS encoding NAD(P)H-hydrate dehydratase, whose product MKVLSPDEMRRMDETCIRQYKIPALILMENAASSARALIQREYPDLSILIVCGTGNNGGDGLALARQLHSLERNTKVLICGNPEKYSAEASQNLKALRKTDTPLFLNPSEKTLTQMFHERQLIVDALLGIGLNRDVDDERRRLIKLMNSSGAPILSLDIPSGLDGETGLPRGAAIQADMTICFGAPKRGNFLSPGFLYSKRIFLSRISFPPELYRDWPCNSKLNLPSPLKERDPLGYKNSFARVLIIGGGKNYQGAPALSARAAYRSGAGFVTVAIPQSQVSGFSAQCPEAVIQGLLETGEKTISEENEDLLLSLATKHDAVLIGPGMTRHESTASLIRKLIPAIRVPLVVDADGLNALAGFCDLTIKRSPLTVLTPHIGEQKRLRSGLAPEQTIEEAYNALCIYKGPHSRICLPGGEEFINLTGNDALGTAGTGDVLAGMISALMASEESEIQGVRKAVLLHGLAAELFPGARESFTASDIIEALPRCFQEYRNNYMQWNVDCYGKMETLP is encoded by the coding sequence ATGAAGGTTCTCAGTCCGGATGAAATGCGTCGGATGGATGAGACCTGCATCCGTCAATATAAAATCCCCGCCTTAATCCTGATGGAGAATGCGGCCTCATCCGCTCGGGCCCTCATCCAGAGGGAGTATCCCGATCTTTCTATTTTGATCGTTTGCGGTACAGGGAACAATGGGGGCGACGGACTGGCTTTGGCCCGGCAGCTTCATTCACTGGAAAGAAACACAAAGGTTCTCATCTGTGGAAATCCGGAAAAGTATTCCGCTGAAGCCTCACAGAATTTAAAAGCCCTTCGCAAGACTGATACCCCCCTTTTTCTCAACCCTTCTGAAAAAACGCTCACTCAGATGTTCCATGAAAGGCAACTTATTGTGGATGCTCTTCTGGGTATCGGTCTCAATAGGGATGTGGATGATGAAAGGAGAAGACTGATCAAGCTGATGAATAGCAGCGGAGCACCGATTCTTTCCCTCGATATCCCCTCGGGTCTTGACGGAGAAACAGGCCTCCCCCGGGGAGCCGCGATTCAGGCAGACATGACCATCTGTTTCGGTGCACCGAAAAGAGGAAATTTTCTCAGTCCGGGGTTTTTATATAGCAAAAGAATTTTCTTATCCAGAATCTCGTTTCCTCCGGAACTCTACAGAGACTGGCCCTGTAACTCCAAACTAAATCTGCCCTCCCCTCTGAAAGAAAGAGATCCTCTGGGTTATAAAAATAGCTTTGCCAGAGTTCTCATCATCGGAGGAGGAAAGAACTACCAGGGAGCACCGGCCCTGTCTGCCCGAGCCGCCTACCGTTCAGGGGCCGGCTTTGTGACGGTGGCGATTCCCCAGTCTCAAGTCAGTGGATTTTCAGCCCAATGCCCTGAGGCAGTCATTCAGGGTCTTCTGGAGACAGGAGAAAAAACAATTTCAGAAGAGAATGAAGACCTTCTTCTGTCACTGGCCACAAAGCATGATGCCGTCCTCATAGGCCCGGGCATGACCCGTCATGAGTCTACAGCCTCTCTTATCCGAAAGCTCATTCCCGCCATTAGGGTGCCTCTTGTCGTGGATGCAGACGGATTGAATGCACTGGCCGGATTCTGTGATCTGACAATAAAGAGATCGCCTCTGACGGTACTCACTCCCCATATAGGAGAACAGAAACGTTTACGTTCCGGCCTAGCTCCGGAACAGACGATTGAGGAGGCATACAATGCCCTCTGTATCTATAAGGGACCGCACAGCAGAATCTGCCTCCCCGGAGGGGAGGAGTTTATCAACCTCACCGGAAATGACGCCCTGGGGACCGCCGGCACCGGGGATGTCCTGGCCGGAATGATCTCGGCTCTGATGGCCTCGGAAGAATCAGAGATTCAGGGAGTCAGGAAGGCTGTGCTTCTTCATGGACTGGCAGCGGAACTCTTTCCAGGAGCCCGGGAGAGCTTTACGGCCTCTGATATTATCGAAGCCCTCCCCCGTTGCTTTCAGGAATACAGGAACAACTATATGCAATGGAATGTCGACTGTTATGGTAAAATGGAAACCCTCCCCTGA
- a CDS encoding tetratricopeptide repeat protein: MNLSRLTLYGTLLLVLVLFLPLSCTSTVTEKQGDSSSEAGNAPEKPKEILPVEPEPTLLESLTELNAVEDGQKDLALLEKAETLTLEERILKSALMVSEGYWKEAREELNRLLEENPGHPDVLYNLALLENAEGDNAARDETIGAILKTNPDHEDGLLLKGTIDFSAKRYKQADQSFSRILSKNPKNFMALSGAGSAQMNLDNLEGAVKLLNRAIELEPDFAYLYVDRARAFRGLKKYGKAEEDYGRAIELEPDVEWHYLDRTRIFIQYFHDLENAWEDLEQIERINPDNLFANIYKAGVLDEWQRYDEAEVYYEKILRARPDYGYAHEPLAKYAYMKGDFKKAKNHFLQAYEFESRDVMYVLAAALCMEKSGDRKNAEKLLKEVIPRVTRDSIEYEMFRYYLQPGSNYFITDKIAKETNEDLRSRMYFYLGARDDLQGLRRSALASYEQVDDYTGFFESELAAWERNNP; this comes from the coding sequence ATGAATCTGAGCCGACTGACTCTTTATGGGACATTGCTGCTGGTACTTGTTCTATTTCTGCCTCTCTCATGCACCAGTACTGTCACAGAAAAACAGGGTGATTCAAGTTCTGAAGCAGGGAATGCTCCTGAAAAACCGAAAGAAATTCTACCGGTAGAACCTGAACCGACTCTATTAGAGTCGTTGACTGAGCTCAACGCTGTTGAGGATGGTCAGAAGGATCTTGCTCTTCTGGAAAAGGCTGAGACTCTGACCCTGGAAGAACGGATTTTAAAATCGGCTCTTATGGTTTCTGAAGGATACTGGAAAGAGGCCCGGGAGGAATTAAACCGGCTGCTGGAGGAGAATCCGGGACATCCTGATGTCCTTTATAACTTAGCCCTTCTTGAAAATGCTGAAGGTGATAATGCAGCCCGGGATGAGACCATCGGGGCCATTCTCAAAACAAATCCTGATCATGAAGATGGACTGCTTTTAAAGGGAACTATAGATTTTTCAGCCAAGCGTTATAAACAAGCGGATCAGAGTTTCAGTCGGATCTTGAGTAAAAATCCAAAGAATTTTATGGCCCTCTCAGGAGCCGGTTCCGCCCAGATGAATCTGGATAATCTGGAGGGAGCTGTGAAGCTTCTGAACAGAGCCATAGAACTGGAACCTGATTTCGCCTACCTTTATGTGGATAGAGCCCGGGCTTTTCGAGGGCTTAAAAAATACGGTAAGGCTGAAGAGGACTATGGAAGAGCGATTGAGCTGGAACCGGATGTGGAGTGGCATTACCTGGACCGCACACGGATTTTCATACAGTATTTTCATGACCTGGAGAATGCCTGGGAAGATCTGGAGCAGATCGAAAGAATCAATCCTGACAATCTTTTCGCCAACATATATAAGGCGGGAGTCCTGGATGAGTGGCAGCGTTATGATGAAGCTGAAGTTTATTATGAAAAGATCCTGAGGGCCCGTCCAGACTATGGTTACGCCCATGAACCCCTGGCAAAATATGCCTATATGAAGGGAGATTTTAAAAAAGCAAAAAATCATTTTTTGCAAGCCTATGAATTTGAAAGCCGGGATGTTATGTATGTGTTGGCTGCCGCCCTCTGTATGGAGAAATCGGGAGACCGAAAAAATGCCGAGAAACTCCTGAAAGAAGTTATTCCCCGAGTGACGAGAGACAGCATTGAATATGAAATGTTCAGGTACTATCTCCAGCCGGGTTCCAATTATTTTATTACCGACAAGATTGCTAAAGAAACTAATGAAGACCTACGCAGCCGGATGTATTTTTATCTGGGAGCTCGTGATGATCTACAAGGGCTTAGAAGAAGTGCCCTGGCCAGCTATGAGCAGGTTGATGATTACACAGGCTTCTTTGAATCTGAACTGGCCGCCTGGGAAAGGAATAATCCATGA
- a CDS encoding TraB/GumN family protein produces the protein MSEEIKIDHEGDTVSRIHLANREILLLGTAHVSLDSVEEVTNAIREELPDRICVEIDAGRYQSPSKNEKWQQMDLTKVFRQKKGFLLLANLVLTSFQRKVGMNTGIKPGEEMKMAIEVAEELSIPYSFSDRPVQMTLQRAWGMSTPWNKMKLLASLLGSVFTTENVNAEEVESLKEKGALEDMMEELSTFLPSVKQVLIDERDQYLATNIYEAPGNKIIAVVGAGHMPGIIRWIEDLHSGRKESDLKEISSLPVRGLGSKMLPWIIPALILAIVVTGFITSGIDVGLRMLLVWVLANGTLAALGAILALAHPLTILGSFLAAPITSMNPTIGVGMVSGIMEYFFRKPRVSDMESLQDDVTSLRGWYRNRISRILLVFFFSSLGSSIGTFYALPRISMLLGG, from the coding sequence ATGAGTGAAGAAATAAAAATCGACCATGAAGGGGATACGGTCAGCCGTATCCATCTGGCAAATAGGGAGATCCTTCTGTTAGGAACGGCCCATGTCTCCCTTGATAGTGTAGAAGAAGTAACAAACGCCATACGGGAAGAACTTCCCGACCGTATTTGTGTTGAAATTGATGCCGGGCGGTATCAGTCTCCCTCTAAGAATGAAAAATGGCAGCAGATGGACCTGACAAAGGTCTTTCGCCAAAAGAAGGGTTTCCTCCTTTTAGCGAATCTTGTGCTGACCTCTTTTCAGAGAAAGGTCGGGATGAATACGGGGATAAAGCCTGGTGAAGAGATGAAAATGGCCATCGAAGTGGCGGAAGAACTTTCTATCCCCTATTCCTTCAGTGACAGACCGGTACAGATGACTCTTCAGCGGGCCTGGGGAATGAGCACCCCCTGGAACAAGATGAAGCTTCTGGCATCCCTGCTCGGTTCCGTATTTACCACTGAAAATGTAAATGCCGAAGAAGTGGAGTCTCTGAAAGAAAAGGGGGCTCTTGAGGATATGATGGAAGAGTTGTCAACTTTTCTGCCTTCGGTTAAGCAAGTTCTTATTGATGAGCGGGACCAGTATCTGGCGACCAATATCTATGAAGCTCCGGGGAATAAGATCATCGCTGTGGTTGGTGCCGGTCATATGCCGGGGATTATCCGCTGGATTGAGGACCTACACAGCGGCAGGAAGGAATCAGATTTAAAAGAAATTTCATCCCTTCCGGTACGGGGATTAGGCAGCAAGATGCTTCCCTGGATTATTCCTGCCCTGATTTTAGCGATTGTTGTTACAGGATTTATCACGTCAGGTATAGACGTCGGTCTCCGCATGCTTCTGGTCTGGGTTCTGGCGAACGGTACTCTCGCCGCCCTGGGAGCCATCTTGGCTTTGGCTCACCCACTGACCATACTTGGATCTTTCCTGGCGGCACCGATCACAAGTATGAACCCCACCATCGGTGTCGGTATGGTCTCAGGCATTATGGAATATTTTTTCAGGAAGCCCCGGGTTAGCGACATGGAATCTCTTCAGGATGATGTCACCAGCCTGAGGGGTTGGTATAGAAATAGAATTTCCAGAATCCTTCTGGTTTTTTTCTTCTCTTCTCTGGGCAGTTCCATCGGTACATTTTATGCTCTGCCCCGTATTTCCATGCTATTGGGGGGCTGA
- the radA gene encoding DNA repair protein RadA has protein sequence MAKSRNKTVFSCSSCGHEEPKWLGRCPGCGEWNSFKEKSLPSAPQTPSGFYAESPEPQKLSSIVLKDVTRRSTGIPEADQVLGGGLVEGSAVLLGGEPGIGKSTLMLQIALMAAQDQEVLYISGEESPRQIKLRAERLGINSDKLILYCESRVEEILTTLEQRRPGLVIMDSIQTIQSPSQGMVPGTVNQLKYGCFELINWVRRRDAVLFLIAHVTKDGAIAGPKVIEHMVDTVLYFDHSGNELRVLRATKNRFGSVDEIGLFQMSAMGLIQIGHPEGLFLESREGDLPPGISVAPVFEGSRVLLVEIQSLTVAAKGAVSRIFSDRVESSRVSRVAAIMEKHLGIKFSDQDIYINVAGGMKIAEIGMELPLALAIYSARTGIQIPSDLIAFGEMSLTGEIRPVAQLRRRLKAAEEMGFKRILIPEKSEETRDWTGAPPIIAGDIKDAIRKVFSAPQ, from the coding sequence ATGGCTAAAAGCAGAAATAAAACGGTTTTCAGCTGTTCCTCCTGCGGTCATGAAGAGCCCAAATGGCTGGGACGATGTCCCGGCTGCGGTGAATGGAACAGCTTCAAGGAAAAATCACTCCCCTCGGCGCCGCAGACTCCTTCCGGATTCTATGCAGAGTCACCGGAACCCCAAAAACTCAGCAGCATTGTCCTGAAGGATGTCACACGACGCTCAACAGGAATACCCGAAGCCGATCAAGTCCTGGGGGGAGGACTGGTGGAAGGGTCCGCTGTATTACTGGGAGGTGAGCCGGGCATAGGGAAATCAACTCTGATGCTTCAGATCGCCCTCATGGCGGCTCAAGACCAGGAAGTGCTCTACATATCGGGTGAGGAGTCTCCCCGGCAGATCAAACTCAGGGCAGAACGCCTGGGAATCAATTCTGACAAGCTCATCCTCTACTGCGAATCCAGGGTAGAGGAGATCCTCACTACCCTGGAACAGAGAAGACCGGGTCTGGTCATCATGGATTCCATACAGACCATTCAATCCCCCTCACAAGGCATGGTCCCCGGCACGGTGAATCAGCTGAAATATGGATGTTTTGAACTGATCAACTGGGTCCGCCGGAGAGATGCCGTACTCTTTCTTATCGCCCATGTGACAAAAGATGGGGCCATTGCCGGACCCAAAGTCATCGAACATATGGTGGATACGGTTCTTTATTTTGACCATTCTGGAAACGAATTGAGGGTCCTCAGGGCCACAAAGAACCGCTTTGGTTCTGTGGATGAAATTGGGCTCTTTCAGATGAGCGCAATGGGCCTGATACAGATCGGTCATCCTGAGGGCCTCTTTCTGGAAAGCAGGGAGGGCGATCTGCCTCCAGGTATTTCTGTGGCACCGGTATTTGAAGGATCCAGAGTCCTGCTGGTGGAAATTCAGTCTCTCACCGTAGCAGCGAAAGGAGCGGTCTCCCGTATTTTCTCAGACAGAGTGGAAAGCAGCCGGGTTTCCCGTGTGGCCGCCATAATGGAAAAACATCTGGGAATAAAATTTTCCGATCAGGACATTTATATCAATGTAGCCGGCGGTATGAAAATTGCCGAAATCGGTATGGAACTTCCCCTGGCCCTGGCCATCTATTCCGCCAGGACAGGGATACAGATTCCCTCAGACCTTATCGCCTTTGGTGAGATGAGCCTCACTGGAGAAATCCGGCCTGTTGCCCAGCTCCGCCGGCGGTTAAAAGCCGCTGAGGAGATGGGTTTCAAAAGGATTCTTATTCCTGAAAAATCTGAAGAGACACGGGACTGGACGGGAGCCCCCCCCATCATAGCGGGGGATATCAAAGACGCCATCCGAAAGGTCTTTTCAGCCCCCCAATAG
- a CDS encoding FKBP-type peptidyl-prolyl cis-trans isomerase has protein sequence MKQKTLWFLILILLLSPLMLTAQEDPLPPGLYARFLSPSGALLYRLDYEQLPRTVSNFVALAEGKMKIADSEGPYYTNQKIYREVQGYALFLGDPDTPVDYTIPREKGSVLSSGTPGSLVMVSRQNEDQGSQIMIMINGDPFLDQKYTTFGQLITGEKTLSKLKRGDIINSVEIIRIGSKAESFSPDDTVVRDMIMQARIESRQAFADEYPEVALLLDQLGDGVEESETGIFFKIINEGKGGKPRPGNTVRMHYSGRLLSGEEFDNSYMRGEPFQFVIGRDGVIPGWIETALSMQAGEKRTIILPPALAYGEKGYGPIPPGSWLIFDIELIDFQ, from the coding sequence ATGAAACAGAAAACCCTATGGTTTCTTATATTGATACTGCTGTTAAGTCCCCTGATGCTCACGGCTCAGGAAGACCCCCTTCCTCCGGGTCTTTATGCACGATTCCTCTCCCCAAGTGGTGCGCTCCTGTACCGTCTGGACTATGAGCAGCTTCCCAGGACGGTGTCCAATTTTGTGGCTCTGGCAGAAGGCAAGATGAAAATTGCCGATTCAGAGGGTCCTTACTATACGAATCAAAAGATCTACAGGGAAGTTCAGGGTTATGCCCTCTTTCTGGGAGATCCCGATACTCCCGTGGATTATACCATCCCCCGGGAAAAAGGATCTGTCCTTTCATCCGGAACTCCCGGTTCACTGGTCATGGTCTCCCGTCAGAACGAAGACCAGGGTAGCCAGATTATGATCATGATCAATGGCGATCCCTTTCTGGACCAGAAATATACGACCTTCGGACAGCTTATTACGGGGGAAAAGACTCTCTCCAAGCTGAAAAGAGGGGACATCATCAATTCGGTTGAGATCATAAGGATAGGAAGCAAAGCCGAGTCCTTCAGCCCGGATGATACTGTGGTTCGGGATATGATCATGCAGGCCCGGATTGAATCCAGACAGGCCTTTGCCGATGAATATCCAGAAGTAGCACTGTTACTGGACCAACTGGGCGATGGTGTTGAGGAATCTGAAACAGGAATATTCTTTAAGATCATAAATGAGGGAAAAGGTGGAAAGCCCCGTCCCGGGAATACCGTCCGAATGCATTACTCGGGCCGACTCCTCTCGGGTGAAGAATTTGATAATTCCTATATGAGAGGAGAGCCCTTTCAGTTTGTTATCGGCAGAGACGGAGTCATACCCGGATGGATCGAAACAGCCCTGAGCATGCAGGCTGGAGAAAAGAGAACCATCATACTACCTCCCGCCCTGGCCTATGGTGAAAAGGGTTACGGCCCCATCCCCCCGGGATCCTGGCTTATATTTGATATAGAACTTATAGACTTCCAGTAA
- a CDS encoding peptidylprolyl isomerase, which translates to MKQLNTLKTVLLAGVLLMTTTMSAIAIDRDSLKDGLYALIDTNRGEILLNLEFEKTPLTVINFTGLAEGKIESNRKGKYYDGIKFHRVIDNFMVQGGDPTGTGSGGPGYNFPDEIDNSLQFNGPGILAMANSGPGTNGSQFFITHVETSWLQGKHTIFGQVLEGQKVVDSIKANDKINTMEIIRVGASAKAFKNDQKAFDAALEDLAGAEMRKKKEAQKGILEEISKRWPEAQVSKSGIHFIVEKEGSGAKPTVGTNVKVHYTGMFMDGKTFDSSVARGTPFEFPAGGGRVISGWDETILDMKKGEKRTIILPPEMAYGSRGAGGVIPPDAWLVFEVELLDF; encoded by the coding sequence ATGAAGCAGCTTAACACCCTCAAAACAGTTCTGCTGGCAGGCGTGCTGCTCATGACAACAACTATGAGTGCAATTGCAATAGATAGAGATTCACTGAAAGACGGGCTTTATGCCCTTATCGATACCAACAGGGGAGAGATTCTTCTTAACCTTGAATTTGAAAAAACTCCCCTGACTGTCATTAATTTTACCGGTCTGGCGGAAGGAAAGATTGAATCAAACCGGAAGGGTAAATACTATGACGGTATTAAATTCCACCGTGTCATTGATAATTTTATGGTTCAGGGAGGAGACCCCACGGGAACAGGTTCCGGCGGCCCCGGATATAACTTCCCCGATGAAATTGATAACTCCCTTCAGTTCAACGGACCCGGAATTCTGGCTATGGCCAATTCAGGCCCGGGAACAAACGGAAGTCAGTTCTTTATAACTCATGTGGAAACATCCTGGCTACAGGGTAAACACACCATATTCGGACAGGTTCTGGAAGGCCAGAAGGTCGTAGACAGCATCAAGGCAAATGACAAGATCAATACGATGGAAATCATCAGGGTTGGAGCATCGGCTAAAGCCTTTAAAAACGACCAGAAAGCCTTCGATGCAGCCCTGGAAGACCTCGCAGGAGCAGAGATGAGAAAGAAAAAAGAAGCTCAGAAAGGTATTCTGGAAGAAATAAGTAAAAGATGGCCCGAGGCCCAGGTTTCTAAATCGGGAATTCACTTTATTGTCGAAAAAGAAGGCAGCGGCGCCAAACCGACAGTCGGTACCAATGTAAAAGTTCATTACACAGGAATGTTTATGGATGGAAAGACCTTTGACAGTTCTGTTGCCCGGGGAACTCCCTTCGAATTTCCTGCCGGAGGCGGACGTGTTATCTCAGGATGGGACGAAACCATTCTTGATATGAAAAAAGGCGAAAAACGAACCATCATCCTACCCCCCGAAATGGCCTATGGCAGCAGAGGAGCAGGCGGAGTGATTCCTCCCGATGCATGGTTGGTTTTTGAAGTGGAACTCCTCGATTTCTGA